In Choloepus didactylus isolate mChoDid1 chromosome 18, mChoDid1.pri, whole genome shotgun sequence, a single genomic region encodes these proteins:
- the LOC119513929 gene encoding zinc finger protein 596-like isoform X2, with protein MEQLELVNLKDVVVDFTQEEWALLDTSQRKLFRDVMLENIRHLVSVGKESGLRKQEMLFMQHICRKHTSTILSLQKSHTEKNNITCSELPEDLTHRSRVTQHVLTLKRKKPYFSNLFGQTLSDQSPFSQQTQICKRSKSYDCHQIGKLFVQSSGLTYYNGTHIREKRYECYLCGKAFSQSSALRQHERTHTGEKPYECHLCGKAFTQCSALRQHERTHTGEKPYECHLCGKAFTYSSALRQHERTHTGEKPYECHLCGKAFTHNSSLRRHERTHTGEKPYECHLCGKAFNHNSTLRQHERIHTGEKHYDCHLCGKAFTYYSSLRGHERTHTGEKPYECHLCGKAFTNCSALRQHERTHTGEKPYECHLCGKAFTHHSSLIGHERNHTGEKPYECHLCGKAFTQCSALRKHERIHTGEKPYECHLCGKAFTHNSSFRRHSRTHTGEKPYECHLCGKVFTQRFTLRQHEKTHAREIL; from the exons GCAAGGAAAGTGGACTTAGAAAACAGGAAATGCTATTCATGCAACATATCTGCAGGAAACACACATCTACCATTTTGTCATTG CAGAAATCTCATACTGAAAAGAATAACATTACATGTAGTGAATTGCCAGAAGATTTAACTCACAGATCCAGAGTGACTCAACATGTATTAACTCTCAAGAGAAAGAAACCCTACTTCAGCAATCTATTTGGACAAACCCTCAGTGATCAGTCACCTTTCAGTCAACAAACACAAATTTGCAAAAGAAGTAAATCATATGACTGTCATCAAATTGGTAAATTGTTTGTTCAAAGTTCTGGTCTTACATATTACAATGGAACTCACATCAGAGAGAAACGATATGAATGctatctatgtgggaaagccttcagtcagaGTTCTGCtctgagacaacatgagagaacccacactggagagaaaccttatgaatgccatctgtgtgggaaagccttcactcaatGTTCAGCCCTAAGACAGCATGAGAGAacccacactggagagaaaccttacgaatgccatctgtgtgggaaagccttcacttacTCTTCAGCtctgagacaacatgagagaactcacactggagagaaaccatatgaatgtcatctatgtgggaaagccttcacccaTAATTCTAGCCTTAGACGACATGAgaggactcacactggagagaaaccttatgaatgccatctatgtgggaaagccttcaaccATAATTCTACTCTTAGACAACATGAAAggattcacactggagagaaacactATGattgtcatctatgtgggaaagcgtTCACCTATTATTCTAGCCTTAGaggacatgagagaactcacactggagagaaaccttatgaatgtcatctatgtgggaaagccttcactaaTTGTTCTGCCTTGAGAcagcatgagagaactcacactggagagaaaccgtaTGAATGTcacctatgtgggaaagccttcacccaTCATTCTAGCCTTATAGGACATGAGAGGAATCACACTGGTgaaaaaccttatgaatgtcatctatgtgggaaagccttcactcagtGTTCTGCCCTGagaaaacatgagagaattcacacgggagagaaaccttatgaatgccacctatgtgggaaagccttcacccaTAATTCTAGCTTTAGACGACATAGTaggactcacactggagagaagccctatgaatgtcatctatgtgggaaagtcttcactCAGCGTTTTACACTGagacaacatgagaaaactcatgCTAGAGAGATACTGTAA
- the LOC119513929 gene encoding zinc finger protein 596-like isoform X1, which yields MEQLELVNLKDVVVDFTQEEWALLDTSQRKLFRDVMLENIRHLVSVGKESGLRKQEMLFMQHICRKHTSTILSLKQKSHTEKNNITCSELPEDLTHRSRVTQHVLTLKRKKPYFSNLFGQTLSDQSPFSQQTQICKRSKSYDCHQIGKLFVQSSGLTYYNGTHIREKRYECYLCGKAFSQSSALRQHERTHTGEKPYECHLCGKAFTQCSALRQHERTHTGEKPYECHLCGKAFTYSSALRQHERTHTGEKPYECHLCGKAFTHNSSLRRHERTHTGEKPYECHLCGKAFNHNSTLRQHERIHTGEKHYDCHLCGKAFTYYSSLRGHERTHTGEKPYECHLCGKAFTNCSALRQHERTHTGEKPYECHLCGKAFTHHSSLIGHERNHTGEKPYECHLCGKAFTQCSALRKHERIHTGEKPYECHLCGKAFTHNSSFRRHSRTHTGEKPYECHLCGKVFTQRFTLRQHEKTHAREIL from the exons GCAAGGAAAGTGGACTTAGAAAACAGGAAATGCTATTCATGCAACATATCTGCAGGAAACACACATCTACCATTTTGTCATTG AAGCAGAAATCTCATACTGAAAAGAATAACATTACATGTAGTGAATTGCCAGAAGATTTAACTCACAGATCCAGAGTGACTCAACATGTATTAACTCTCAAGAGAAAGAAACCCTACTTCAGCAATCTATTTGGACAAACCCTCAGTGATCAGTCACCTTTCAGTCAACAAACACAAATTTGCAAAAGAAGTAAATCATATGACTGTCATCAAATTGGTAAATTGTTTGTTCAAAGTTCTGGTCTTACATATTACAATGGAACTCACATCAGAGAGAAACGATATGAATGctatctatgtgggaaagccttcagtcagaGTTCTGCtctgagacaacatgagagaacccacactggagagaaaccttatgaatgccatctgtgtgggaaagccttcactcaatGTTCAGCCCTAAGACAGCATGAGAGAacccacactggagagaaaccttacgaatgccatctgtgtgggaaagccttcacttacTCTTCAGCtctgagacaacatgagagaactcacactggagagaaaccatatgaatgtcatctatgtgggaaagccttcacccaTAATTCTAGCCTTAGACGACATGAgaggactcacactggagagaaaccttatgaatgccatctatgtgggaaagccttcaaccATAATTCTACTCTTAGACAACATGAAAggattcacactggagagaaacactATGattgtcatctatgtgggaaagcgtTCACCTATTATTCTAGCCTTAGaggacatgagagaactcacactggagagaaaccttatgaatgtcatctatgtgggaaagccttcactaaTTGTTCTGCCTTGAGAcagcatgagagaactcacactggagagaaaccgtaTGAATGTcacctatgtgggaaagccttcacccaTCATTCTAGCCTTATAGGACATGAGAGGAATCACACTGGTgaaaaaccttatgaatgtcatctatgtgggaaagccttcactcagtGTTCTGCCCTGagaaaacatgagagaattcacacgggagagaaaccttatgaatgccacctatgtgggaaagccttcacccaTAATTCTAGCTTTAGACGACATAGTaggactcacactggagagaagccctatgaatgtcatctatgtgggaaagtcttcactCAGCGTTTTACACTGagacaacatgagaaaactcatgCTAGAGAGATACTGTAA